One Ochotona princeps isolate mOchPri1 chromosome 29, mOchPri1.hap1, whole genome shotgun sequence genomic region harbors:
- the ARVCF gene encoding splicing regulator ARVCF isoform X4, producing the protein MPAELRQEQSPGSQASLATMPEAPEVLEETVTVEEDPGTPTSHVSIVTSEDGTTRRTETKVTKTVKTVTTRTVRQVPVGPDGLPLLDGGPPLGPFADGPLDRHFLLRGGGGGPAATLSRAYLGSGSGGFPDVLEPRDGPNYGSLSRGLGMRPPRAGPLGPGPVDGCFTLPGRREAFPSGPESGPPQPPGGRSLPERFQAEPYGLEDDSRSLANDDEGGPELDPDYGTAPRRRPECGRGLRARTYEDMAEDGTGGELLLEERAPFPAATAPLAQPERGSLGSLDRVARRSPSVDSARKEPRWRDPELPEVLAMLRHPVDPVKANAAAYLQHLCFENEGIKRRVRQLRGLPLLVALLDHPRAEVRRRACGALRNLSYGRDADNKAAIRDCGGVPALVRLLRAARDNEVRELVTGTLWNLSSYEPLKMVIIDHGLQTLTHEVIVPHSGWEREPNEDSKPRDAEWTTVFKNTSGCLRNVSSDGAEARRRLRECEGLVDALLHALQSAVGRKDTDNKSVENCVCIMRNLSYHVHKEVPGADRYQEAEPGPPGSTNVGSQRRRRDDASCFGGKKAKEDWFHQGKKDGETDQNFDTLDLPKRTEAAKGFELLYQPEVVRLYLSLLTESRNFNTLEAAAGALQNLSAGNWMWATYIRATVRKERGLPVLVELLQSETDKVVRAVAIALRNLSLDRRNKDLIGSYAMAELVRNVRNAQAPPRPGARLEEDTVVAVLNTIHEIVSDSLDNARSLLQARGVPALVALCAGSQSVREAKAASHVLQTVWSYKELRGALQRDGWTKARFQSAAAASKVPKGAQSPGGFDDSTLPLVDKSLDSEKAGSREVIPLDTLGPPDRYTTVDRRERKARGSDPMGEASEKEPLKPDPGRKAPPPGPSRPAVRLVDAVGDTKPQPVDSWV; encoded by the exons ATGCCGGCCGAACTCAGACAG GAGCAGAGCCCGGGCAGCCAGGCCTCCCTGGCCACCATGCCAGAGGCACCCGAGGTACTGGAAGAGACAGTGACAGTGGAGGAGGACCCTGGCACACCCACCTCCCATGTGTCCATCGTGACCTCGGAAGACGGCACGACCCGGCGCACGGAAACTAAG GTCACCAAGACAGTGAAGACAGTGACCACACGGACAGTACGACAAGTGCCTGTGGGCCCAGATGGACTGCCCCTGCTGGACGGCGGCCCCCCACTTGGCCCTTTTGCAGATGGCCCCCTGGACCGGCATTTCCTGCTGCGTGGAGGTGGCGGTGGCCCAGCTGCCACACTCTCCCGAGCCTACCTCGGCAGTGGCAGTGGCGGCTTTCCTGATGTCCTTGAACCCCGCGATGGCCCCAATTATGGCAGCCTATCCCGAGGCCTGGGCATGCGGCCCCCACGTGCCGGAcccctgggccctggccctgTGGACGGCTGCTTTACCCTGCCCGGCCGTCGGGAGGCCTTCCCCTCTGGCCCTGAGTCTGGGCCCCCACAACCACCTGGGGGCCGCTCCCTGCCCGAGCGCTTCCAGGCAGAGCCCTACGGCCTGGAGGATGACTCGCGCAGCCTGGCCAATGATGATGAGGGCGGTCCCGAGCTGGACCCCGACTATGGCACAGCCCCTCGGAGGAGGCCCGAGTGCGGGCGCGGGCTGCGTGCCAG GACCTACGAGGAcatggcagaggatggcaccGGCGGTGAGCTGCTGTTAGAGGAGCGGGCCCCATTCCCCGCAGCGACCGcacccctggcccagcccgagcGGGGCAGCCTCGGCAGCCTGGACCGGGTGGCACGACGCTCGCCCTCGGTGGACAGCGCCCGCAAGGAGCCACGCTGGCGGGACCCGGAGCTGCCCGAGGTGCTGGCAATGCTGCGGCACCCCGTAGACCCCGTGAAGGCCAATGCGGCTGCCTACCTGCAGCACCTGTGCTTCGAGAACGAAGGCATCAAGCGACGTGTACGGCAGCTGCGGGGGCTTCCACTGCTCGTGGCATTGCTGGACCACCCACGGGCTGAGGTGCGGCGCCGGGCCTGCGGGGCACTGCGCAACCTCTCCTATGGCCGGGACGCTGACAACAAGGCTGCCATCCGGGACTGTGGTGGTGTACCAGCCCTGGTGCGCCTGCTGCGGGCTGCCCGGGACAACGAGGTTCGGGAGCTCGTCACTG GCACCCTCTGGAACCTGTCATCATACGAGCCCCTGAAGATGGTCATCATCGACCACGGCCTGCAGACCCTCACGCACGAGGTCATCGTGCCCCATTCAGGCTGGGAGCGTGAGCCCAACGAGGACTCCAAGCCCCGGGACGCCGAGTGGACAACTGTCTTCAAGAACACATCTGGCTGTTTGAG GAATGTGAGCTCAGATGGTGCCGAGGCCCGGCGGAGACTCCGGGAGTGTGAGGGCCTGGTGGATGCCCTCCTGCATGCCCTTCAATCGGCTGTGGGCAGGAAGGACACGGACAACAAG TCAGTAGAAAACTGTGTGTGCATCATGCGGAACCTGTCGTACCATGTGCACAAGGAGGTGCCCGGAGCTGACAGGTACCAGGAAGCTGAGCCAGGGCCACCAGGCAGCACCAACGTGGGCTCCCAGCGACGGAGGCGGGATGATGCCAGCTGCTTCGGTGGCAAGAAGGCCAAAG AGGACTGGTTCCATCAAG GGAAGAAGGATGGTGAGACAGACCAGAACTTTGACACGCTGGACCTGCCCAAGCGGACGGAAGCCGCCAAAG GCTTTGAGCTGCTGTACCAGCCCGAGGTGGTGCGGCTCTATCTCTCGCTCCTCACGGAGAGCCGGAATTTCAATACCCTGGAGGCAGCCGCAGGAGCCCTGCAGAACCTCAGCGCCGGCAATTGGATG TGGGCCACCTACATCCGTGCCACGGTTCGCAAGGAGCGCGGACTCCCAGTGCTGGTGGAGCTGCTGCAGTCTGAGACGGACAAGGTGGTGCGGGCCGTGGCCATTGCACTGCGGAACCTCTCGCTGGACCGGCGCAACAAGGACCTCATTG GGAGCTACGCCATGGCAGAGCTAGTGCGAAACGTGCGCAATGCGCAGGCTCCCCCGCGCCCTGGAGCCCGTCTGGAGGAAGACACGGTGGTGGCCGTGCTCAACACCATCCACGAGATTGTGTCCGACAGCCTGGACAACGCCCGATCGCTTCTGCAGGCTCGTGGCGTGCCTGCACTGGTGGCCCTCTGCGCTGGCAG CCAGTCGGTGCGCGAGGCGAAGGCAGCGTCCCACGTGCTGCAGACCGTGTGGAGCTACAAGGAGCTGCGTGGGGCCCTGCAGCGGGACGGCTGGACCAAGGCGCGCTTCCAG tctgctgcagcagccagcaaggTGCCTAAGGGAGCGCAGAGCCCGGGGGGCTTCGATGACAGCACGCTGCCGCTGGTGGACAAGAGCCTGG ACAGTGAGAAGGCAGGTAGCCGGGAAGTGATTCCTCTGGACACACTTGGCCCGCCGG aCCGCTACACCACGGTGGACCGTAGAGAACGCAAGGCCCGTGGTAGTGACCCCATGGGAGAGGCTTCCGAAAAGGAGCCATTGAAA CCCGACCCCGGCAGGAAGGCTCCTCCCCCTGGGCCCAGCAGGCCCGCAGTCAGGCTGGTGGACGCCGTGGGGGacactaagcctcagcctgttgACTCCTGGGTCTAG
- the ARVCF gene encoding splicing regulator ARVCF isoform X5 yields MPAELRQEQSPGSQASLATMPEAPEVLEETVTVEEDPGTPTSHVSIVTSEDGTTRRTETKVTKTVKTVTTRTVRQVPVGPDGLPLLDGGPPLGPFADGPLDRHFLLRGGGGGPAATLSRAYLGSGSGGFPDVLEPRDGPNYGSLSRGLGMRPPRAGPLGPGPVDGCFTLPGRREAFPSGPESGPPQPPGGRSLPERFQAEPYGLEDDSRSLANDDEGGPELDPDYGTAPRRRPECGRGLRARTYEDMAEDGTGGELLLEERAPFPAATAPLAQPERGSLGSLDRVARRSPSVDSARKEPRWRDPELPEVLAMLRHPVDPVKANAAAYLQHLCFENEGIKRRVRQLRGLPLLVALLDHPRAEVRRRACGALRNLSYGRDADNKAAIRDCGGVPALVRLLRAARDNEVRELVTGTLWNLSSYEPLKMVIIDHGLQTLTHEVIVPHSGWEREPNEDSKPRDAEWTTVFKNTSGCLRNVSSDGAEARRRLRECEGLVDALLHALQSAVGRKDTDNKSVENCVCIMRNLSYHVHKEVPGADRYQEAEPGPPGSTNVGSQRRRRDDASCFGGKKAKGKKDGETDQNFDTLDLPKRTEAAKGFELLYQPEVVRLYLSLLTESRNFNTLEAAAGALQNLSAGNWMWATYIRATVRKERGLPVLVELLQSETDKVVRAVAIALRNLSLDRRNKDLIGSYAMAELVRNVRNAQAPPRPGARLEEDTVVAVLNTIHEIVSDSLDNARSLLQARGVPALVALCAGSQSVREAKAASHVLQTVWSYKELRGALQRDGWTKARFQSAAAASKVPKGAQSPGGFDDSTLPLVDKSLDSEKAGSREVIPLDTLGPPDRYTTVDRRERKARGSDPMGEASEKEPLKPDPGRKAPPPGPSRPAVRLVDAVGDTKPQPVDSWV; encoded by the exons ATGCCGGCCGAACTCAGACAG GAGCAGAGCCCGGGCAGCCAGGCCTCCCTGGCCACCATGCCAGAGGCACCCGAGGTACTGGAAGAGACAGTGACAGTGGAGGAGGACCCTGGCACACCCACCTCCCATGTGTCCATCGTGACCTCGGAAGACGGCACGACCCGGCGCACGGAAACTAAG GTCACCAAGACAGTGAAGACAGTGACCACACGGACAGTACGACAAGTGCCTGTGGGCCCAGATGGACTGCCCCTGCTGGACGGCGGCCCCCCACTTGGCCCTTTTGCAGATGGCCCCCTGGACCGGCATTTCCTGCTGCGTGGAGGTGGCGGTGGCCCAGCTGCCACACTCTCCCGAGCCTACCTCGGCAGTGGCAGTGGCGGCTTTCCTGATGTCCTTGAACCCCGCGATGGCCCCAATTATGGCAGCCTATCCCGAGGCCTGGGCATGCGGCCCCCACGTGCCGGAcccctgggccctggccctgTGGACGGCTGCTTTACCCTGCCCGGCCGTCGGGAGGCCTTCCCCTCTGGCCCTGAGTCTGGGCCCCCACAACCACCTGGGGGCCGCTCCCTGCCCGAGCGCTTCCAGGCAGAGCCCTACGGCCTGGAGGATGACTCGCGCAGCCTGGCCAATGATGATGAGGGCGGTCCCGAGCTGGACCCCGACTATGGCACAGCCCCTCGGAGGAGGCCCGAGTGCGGGCGCGGGCTGCGTGCCAG GACCTACGAGGAcatggcagaggatggcaccGGCGGTGAGCTGCTGTTAGAGGAGCGGGCCCCATTCCCCGCAGCGACCGcacccctggcccagcccgagcGGGGCAGCCTCGGCAGCCTGGACCGGGTGGCACGACGCTCGCCCTCGGTGGACAGCGCCCGCAAGGAGCCACGCTGGCGGGACCCGGAGCTGCCCGAGGTGCTGGCAATGCTGCGGCACCCCGTAGACCCCGTGAAGGCCAATGCGGCTGCCTACCTGCAGCACCTGTGCTTCGAGAACGAAGGCATCAAGCGACGTGTACGGCAGCTGCGGGGGCTTCCACTGCTCGTGGCATTGCTGGACCACCCACGGGCTGAGGTGCGGCGCCGGGCCTGCGGGGCACTGCGCAACCTCTCCTATGGCCGGGACGCTGACAACAAGGCTGCCATCCGGGACTGTGGTGGTGTACCAGCCCTGGTGCGCCTGCTGCGGGCTGCCCGGGACAACGAGGTTCGGGAGCTCGTCACTG GCACCCTCTGGAACCTGTCATCATACGAGCCCCTGAAGATGGTCATCATCGACCACGGCCTGCAGACCCTCACGCACGAGGTCATCGTGCCCCATTCAGGCTGGGAGCGTGAGCCCAACGAGGACTCCAAGCCCCGGGACGCCGAGTGGACAACTGTCTTCAAGAACACATCTGGCTGTTTGAG GAATGTGAGCTCAGATGGTGCCGAGGCCCGGCGGAGACTCCGGGAGTGTGAGGGCCTGGTGGATGCCCTCCTGCATGCCCTTCAATCGGCTGTGGGCAGGAAGGACACGGACAACAAG TCAGTAGAAAACTGTGTGTGCATCATGCGGAACCTGTCGTACCATGTGCACAAGGAGGTGCCCGGAGCTGACAGGTACCAGGAAGCTGAGCCAGGGCCACCAGGCAGCACCAACGTGGGCTCCCAGCGACGGAGGCGGGATGATGCCAGCTGCTTCGGTGGCAAGAAGGCCAAAG GGAAGAAGGATGGTGAGACAGACCAGAACTTTGACACGCTGGACCTGCCCAAGCGGACGGAAGCCGCCAAAG GCTTTGAGCTGCTGTACCAGCCCGAGGTGGTGCGGCTCTATCTCTCGCTCCTCACGGAGAGCCGGAATTTCAATACCCTGGAGGCAGCCGCAGGAGCCCTGCAGAACCTCAGCGCCGGCAATTGGATG TGGGCCACCTACATCCGTGCCACGGTTCGCAAGGAGCGCGGACTCCCAGTGCTGGTGGAGCTGCTGCAGTCTGAGACGGACAAGGTGGTGCGGGCCGTGGCCATTGCACTGCGGAACCTCTCGCTGGACCGGCGCAACAAGGACCTCATTG GGAGCTACGCCATGGCAGAGCTAGTGCGAAACGTGCGCAATGCGCAGGCTCCCCCGCGCCCTGGAGCCCGTCTGGAGGAAGACACGGTGGTGGCCGTGCTCAACACCATCCACGAGATTGTGTCCGACAGCCTGGACAACGCCCGATCGCTTCTGCAGGCTCGTGGCGTGCCTGCACTGGTGGCCCTCTGCGCTGGCAG CCAGTCGGTGCGCGAGGCGAAGGCAGCGTCCCACGTGCTGCAGACCGTGTGGAGCTACAAGGAGCTGCGTGGGGCCCTGCAGCGGGACGGCTGGACCAAGGCGCGCTTCCAG tctgctgcagcagccagcaaggTGCCTAAGGGAGCGCAGAGCCCGGGGGGCTTCGATGACAGCACGCTGCCGCTGGTGGACAAGAGCCTGG ACAGTGAGAAGGCAGGTAGCCGGGAAGTGATTCCTCTGGACACACTTGGCCCGCCGG aCCGCTACACCACGGTGGACCGTAGAGAACGCAAGGCCCGTGGTAGTGACCCCATGGGAGAGGCTTCCGAAAAGGAGCCATTGAAA CCCGACCCCGGCAGGAAGGCTCCTCCCCCTGGGCCCAGCAGGCCCGCAGTCAGGCTGGTGGACGCCGTGGGGGacactaagcctcagcctgttgACTCCTGGGTCTAG